The Desulfurella sp. genome segment CGCAAGGCTCAACTGTATCTATACTGATTCCCGGATAATAGAAGCTTTCGGTTTGTTGTATATCTTTTTGTTCAAGAAAGTTTTTTATTGTTTCAAGAGTAGGTATAACACCGCTTTGCATTAAAGCTTTGATTGATTTTTCTAAGTGCTCGTCTTCATAGGATTTGGCAAGGCTTAAAATCTCTATGAAATCTTTTGGATTTGTGCTATAGTATCTATCAAACAAAGCTTTTAGTGTTGCATTAAGTGTTTCAAGGGCTCTTGAATTTGCAAGAGCCCTTGGTTTTCTCTTCATTGTATCAAGGTAGTGCGTTATATCCAAAGAATAATTGTTCTTTGTAAAGAGCCTTTTGTGGGTTGCTATAGTGATGTCTTCATTAAAACCTACCAGCTCTATTTTATCAGGGTATACTTTAAGCATCACCTTTGATTCAAAAAAGGTATCTGGGACAGAATAGTGGTTTGTTTCAAAAGACACACTAGAATACTTGCTTACATTTCTTACTGCAAGGTAGTAGTTGTTGTAGCAAGAACTGGGCAGAGGATTTAGAAAGTCCTGCTCATTAATTAAACCATCTTTTGGCGGAAGTTCTCTTTTGTAGACATGCATTGAGTTTATTTCAGAAAGCTTTGTCTTTAGATAGGCATTGGCTTCATATACATTTTTAAAATCATTCTTTTCGCTAAAGCAGTAGCTTCTAACCATGCCGACTGTCTCTTCATCTGTACCTTTCTCATTTGGGGCATGAAGGTTGCATACATTAGGCGCAAAGCCAAAAAAAGAAGCGAACTTTAAGAAGTTTTCGTTTACCTTTTTTGGTCTGTCAACCACTGCTTTTAGATTGTCATAAAAGATTGTTTTAGGGACGCCACCTATTTCATTAAAGAAATCTATATGGGCTTGGATTACTTCAAGCTGGGTTTCTTGCTCAAAGATGCGAGCATACCTGTATAGGGATTTGTTTAACACCATAAAAGCGACTGGGTATAGACCTGCTTGGCCGTCTATTACTAAAGGCACATAACCCCAGTCAAACTCTGCCCTTGCGCCTTCTTTAGGTATCTGCTCTATATAGACATCCTTTGTCGGATTTGATTTATCTTTCCAAAGCCTGACCACTCTTTTTACAGAACTGTAGCCTACATCATAGCCTCTAGACACAACAATGCGCCATACTTTCTTTGCCGTGTATCTGAGTTTTAGGGGTTTTTCTTTGTTTTCTTCAAGCAGGGTGTTTATTAATTCTATCAACTCATCTGTTCTTTTATACCTTGTTCTTTGTTTAGAACGGATAATTTCTAAACTTTGATCTGCTCTGTTTTCTTCAACTCTGACCAAATACTTTGCAATAGTGTTTCTAGATATGTTTGTTTTTCTTTGGACTCCTCTGATGGAACCTGTTTCATTGTAAGCCTTTAAAATGTCTGCTACATCATACATCGTTTTCATCCTCCAAAATTGCCTCCTTCCTATAAATTGAGATTTTATTATCTCAGTTTTTTAGAAAGAAGTCATCCAAAGGTGGCTCAAATTATCTGGCCACTGTGGCTCAATTTATAGTAGCAGATACACAAGCCGTATGCAGGCATTCCAGAAACTTATATTTAATGCTAAAAGGGAAATTATTGAGAACAACCTATTTGGTGTAGACATTAACCCGAAATCCGTAGAAATTACACGTTTAAGACTATGGATCGAATTGCTTAAAAACGCTTATTATACGGAAGAAAGCAGTTTTCAGGAAATGGAAACACTGCCTAACATAGATATAAATATCAAAGTAGGGGATAGTTTGCTGTCGCCTACAAATCAAGAACAAGAAACAGACAATACCGTATTTTACGATAATTTAATTAAACCATTGCTGCAAAACTATAGATCATTGTTTAAAGAATACTTAAAAGCAACAGGTGAAGAAAAAAGAACAATTAAAAATAAAATAGAACAAATGAGAAAAGCATTTTTACAGCAAAACTATACGACACTACGTGTTACGCAAAACTACGATGGCTTTTTGTGGGCTTTGGATTTCCCGCAAATAATTGACGATAATGGCAAATTTATAGGTTTTGATATTGTAATTGGAAATCCGCCGTATATACAATTGCAAAAAAACTCTGGTTTGCTTTCAAAAAAGTATAAAAAGTTTAATTATGAAGTACTTGATAGCATGGGAGATATATATACGCTTTTTTATGAAAAAGGCATAAAAGAGCTTTTAAAACCCGGTGGGCATCTTTGCTTTATAACATCAAACAAATGGATGAGGGCAGGTTATGGAGAAAAGTTAAGAGAGTTTTTTATAAAGTACAATCCTAAGTTTTTGATCGATTTGGGACCAGGAGTATTTGATGACGCAACAGTAGACACAAACATCTTGCTTATACAAAAGAAAGATTATCAAAATAAGCTTATCGGTGCTACTCTACAAAAAGAAGACAAAAAAAATATACTAGATGCGATAGATAAAAAAGGCGTACTACTTGAAAAACTCACTAAAAATGCCTGGTTTATTGGTAGTAGTGCTGAGCAAAAACTAAAAGAAAAAATAGAGCGTCTTGGCAAACCGCTAAAAGACTGGGACGTGGAAATTTATTATGGTATAAAAACCGGTTTAAACGAAGCATTTATCATTACCACTGAAAAGCGAGAGGAGATATTGGCAAATTGCCAAAGTGAAGCCGAACGGCAACGCACCGAGGCAATCATCAAGCCCATCTTGCGTGGGCGTGATATCAAACGCTATCACTACGAATGGGCGGGGCTGTGGGTGATTGTAATTCCTGCGGGTTGGACAAATAAAAATAAAGGCAACAAAAGTGCTGAATCTTTTATAGAAAAAACCTTTCCAGCTTTAATGAAGCATTTAAACTCATTTGAAGCCAAAGCTAAAAGGCGTGATGATCAGGGTGACTACTGGTGGGAACTCCGCCATTGTGCCTACTACCCCGAGTTTGAGAAGGAGAAGGTGGTGTGGGCAGAAATAGTTAGACAACCACAATTTTATTTTGACAATGAAAAATTTTATGTTGAAGCAACAAGTTTTTTGATGACTGGTGATAATGTAAAGTATATCTGTGGTCTTTTAAATTCTTTGCCTGTAACTTACTTCTTTAAGAATTGGTATGCGGGTGGTGGTTTAGGTGAAGAAGGGTATAGATACAAAAAGGTATTTTTAGAAAATCTTCCTCTTCCCCCAATTACTCCTGACAACGAACTGTTAGTCAAACGCATAGAGGATCTTGTTGACAAAATCCTTGCCGCCAAGAAAGAGAACCCACAAGCAGACACAACTCAGTTAGAACAAGATATTGACCAATTGGTTTATAAACTTTATGATTTAACCCCGGAAGAAATAAGAATAATTGAAGGGGGAGAATAATGTTGCCGTATGCACAAGCATCTTTTGTTTATCATGTTTATATTTTTCTATGAGTGTTTTCACACACTCTGTTTGAATATTTTTATTTTGCTTTCTCATCAAGTGTTTTCCCTTTCAAATTTTATAGTTTACTCAGGCTTATCTATTGTTTGGAGTATGATTGCATTTTTTAATATTTTCACATTTTTAAAATTCTACTTTCCAGTCTTCTAATGTTAGCTCTAAAGTTTCTATTAAGGTAAGGCAAAACCTATGAATATCTTTTGCAGATAAATTTACTTCTACAAAAGCACCATTGCTAAGTTTGCGTACTGCACGAAATTTTTTTTCATCTCTACCAACAAATCTTGGAAATTGATGTATTATTTCTTCAAATTTTTCTGGTTTTAATTCTATAATGCAATTAAGAGTTTTTTCCATTACGTCTCTCCAAGATTGAACATCAAAAATTTGCCCTAAAATGTATAATTTTTGTGGTTTAGTGCCTGTAGTATCTTTATTATTATAATCGGTAACATTTTTATCCCCAAAATATGGCCATATAGTAATACAGGTTTCAGCTAATTGCTGTGTTCGTGTTTCAATATCTTCTTTTTTCCAAGAAATTTTATCTATAAAATATTTATTCATTTCAATATGACTATTAATTAAGTATTGTTGTTTTTTTACTTCAAAATTTTTATTTGAAAGTTCAGAATTATATGCTGTTAATGTTAGGTTTCCTATTGTATCAACCAGAAGTTCATGCGTTATTTCCCAATCTTCACCTAAATGATTTTGCCACCATTCACTTAATGTTTGTGGCATTATGTGTTCAATAGAAAGATCATCAAATGATACTTGCTCTTTATGATGAAATGATTCTTCAATGGATTCAAGAATTAACTTAGTTTTAACTTGTCTGTCTCCGCTACCATAAAGTCTCGTATTAATTAATTTTGCTTTAAATTCAACATCTTTTGGGTAATCTTTACCTTGTAGTATTTGTTTTATATTACTAAGGAGATCACAATGCAACTTCTTTGCTTGAGAATAAAGGGGAGGAAATATTTTATTAAGTTGATTTGTTGGAATATTGCAAACGAATCTGCGAATTATAAAATTCTCAAGTGTTTTTAATATCTCTATCAGTTTTTCTTTAGTTATACTATGTTCTTCATATTCTCTAAAAATATTCAATAAAAATGGATATGCTGTTGTTACTTCAAGTCTATTGAGACGCTTAAGCATTCTTTTTATCTCTGGATCATTTTCATGTTCTGGATCAATTAGCTTTTTATA includes the following:
- the istA gene encoding IS21 family transposase: MKTMYDVADILKAYNETGSIRGVQRKTNISRNTIAKYLVRVEENRADQSLEIIRSKQRTRYKRTDELIELINTLLEENKEKPLKLRYTAKKVWRIVVSRGYDVGYSSVKRVVRLWKDKSNPTKDVYIEQIPKEGARAEFDWGYVPLVIDGQAGLYPVAFMVLNKSLYRYARIFEQETQLEVIQAHIDFFNEIGGVPKTIFYDNLKAVVDRPKKVNENFLKFASFFGFAPNVCNLHAPNEKGTDEETVGMVRSYCFSEKNDFKNVYEANAYLKTKLSEINSMHVYKRELPPKDGLINEQDFLNPLPSSCYNNYYLAVRNVSKYSSVSFETNHYSVPDTFFESKVMLKVYPDKIELVGFNEDITIATHKRLFTKNNYSLDITHYLDTMKRKPRALANSRALETLNATLKALFDRYYSTNPKDFIEILSLAKSYEDEHLEKSIKALMQSGVIPTLETIKNFLEQKDIQQTESFYYPGISIDTVEPCVYDDLLEASCR
- a CDS encoding TaqI-like C-terminal specificity domain-containing protein encodes the protein MQAFQKLIFNAKREIIENNLFGVDINPKSVEITRLRLWIELLKNAYYTEESSFQEMETLPNIDINIKVGDSLLSPTNQEQETDNTVFYDNLIKPLLQNYRSLFKEYLKATGEEKRTIKNKIEQMRKAFLQQNYTTLRVTQNYDGFLWALDFPQIIDDNGKFIGFDIVIGNPPYIQLQKNSGLLSKKYKKFNYEVLDSMGDIYTLFYEKGIKELLKPGGHLCFITSNKWMRAGYGEKLREFFIKYNPKFLIDLGPGVFDDATVDTNILLIQKKDYQNKLIGATLQKEDKKNILDAIDKKGVLLEKLTKNAWFIGSSAEQKLKEKIERLGKPLKDWDVEIYYGIKTGLNEAFIITTEKREEILANCQSEAERQRTEAIIKPILRGRDIKRYHYEWAGLWVIVIPAGWTNKNKGNKSAESFIEKTFPALMKHLNSFEAKAKRRDDQGDYWWELRHCAYYPEFEKEKVVWAEIVRQPQFYFDNEKFYVEATSFLMTGDNVKYICGLLNSLPVTYFFKNWYAGGGLGEEGYRYKKVFLENLPLPPITPDNELLVKRIEDLVDKILAAKKENPQADTTQLEQDIDQLVYKLYDLTPEEIRIIEGGE
- a CDS encoding DUF262 domain-containing protein; amino-acid sequence: MKASETQIQPILEGTKQYIVPLFQRSYSWQETEWEVLWDDIIELYEMEIPRTHFLGSIVTMPTTSVPEGVAKYLIIDGQQRLTTIFIILSLLRNKSLQGGNEHLAEEIKNTLLTNPYQQGIDYFKFLPTNVDRKIFQRLINNETINDSHNIFEAYKFFKKKLDDENFDIKKIKDLIICNLIVVSIVLDRDDNPHLVFESLNAKGRSLTQADLIRNYFLMKIHINKQEEIYSNYWEPMQDSLGENLTEFIRHYLMKDGKQVKQSEVYFSLKGEVENKEPLEYLNNLLIYSKYYKKLIDPEHENDPEIKRMLKRLNRLEVTTAYPFLLNIFREYEEHSITKEKLIEILKTLENFIIRRFVCNIPTNQLNKIFPPLYSQAKKLHCDLLSNIKQILQGKDYPKDVEFKAKLINTRLYGSGDRQVKTKLILESIEESFHHKEQVSFDDLSIEHIMPQTLSEWWQNHLGEDWEITHELLVDTIGNLTLTAYNSELSNKNFEVKKQQYLINSHIEMNKYFIDKISWKKEDIETRTQQLAETCITIWPYFGDKNVTDYNNKDTTGTKPQKLYILGQIFDVQSWRDVMEKTLNCIIELKPEKFEEIIHQFPRFVGRDEKKFRAVRKLSNGAFVEVNLSAKDIHRFCLTLIETLELTLEDWKVEF